A portion of the Macaca thibetana thibetana isolate TM-01 chromosome 9, ASM2454274v1, whole genome shotgun sequence genome contains these proteins:
- the LOC126962274 gene encoding uncharacterized protein LOC126962274, with amino-acid sequence MRRELSVVGKGNRTKLGSTREPGCGTGGGRVTVKRGWGERVCRCLVWAAVRGRLRQRGWLLACGWLGPRCVCARVRGRSTRGSSGWRSLGAAGSERAGAGGAHSRGGGRLGLSEPLGLGWLRPDLRAAAAKARRVVRPRRSGTARPRPRTRRRRRGAEHGKRAGPAVLKLSLRGDTAAAAALLPLLCLPMDMHCKADPFSAMHRCQDRMVIFPCLCLGDALKTKRGSKRKSKSGREPAAQPSRWALGKVQLCSQLWRLLA; translated from the exons ATGAGGCgagagctgagtgtggtggggaAGGGGAACCGCACAAAGTTGGGGAGTACGCGAGAGCCAGGCTGTGGGACTGGAGGGGGGCGTGTGACAGTGAAGAGGGGGTGGGGTGAGAGGGTGTGCCGGTGTCTAGTCTGGGCTGCGGTCCGTGGGCGCCTCAGGCAGCGAGGGTGGCTGCTTGCCTGCGGCTGGCTGGGGCCTCGGTGCGTGTGCGCGCGTGTGCGCGGGCGGAGTACCCGGGGCTCCTCGGGGTGGCGGAGCCTCGGCGCGGCCGGGAGTGAGAGAGCCGGCGCCGGCGGAGCACACAGCCGAGGCGGCGGGCGGCTCGGGTTATCTGAGCCGCTTGGTCTTGGGTGGCTGCGCCCAGATCTCCGGGCGGCGGCGGCGAAGGCGAGACGCGTTGTCCGGCCGCGGAGAAGCGGGACAGCCAGACCCAGGCCCAGgacgcggcggcggcggcggggagcCGAGCATGGAAAGCGCGCGGGTCCGGCAG TCCTGAAGTTGAGTTTGCGAGGCGAcacggcggcggcggccgcgctGCTCCCACTACTCTGCCTCCCCATGGATATGCACTGCAAAGCAGACCCCTTCTCCGCGATGCACC GTTGTCAAGATAGAATGGTcatctttccctgcctctgcttgGGGGATGCTCTAAAAACAAAGAGGGGTTCCAAAAGGAAATCGAAGTCAGGGAGAGAGCCAGCAGCGCAGCCTTCCAGGTGGGCCCTCGGCAAAGTGCAGCTCTGTTCTCAGCTCTGGAGGCTCCTTGCCTAG